One segment of Actinomycetota bacterium DNA contains the following:
- a CDS encoding ribonuclease H-like domain-containing protein, whose amino-acid sequence MIAYLDIETAFDGRITVVGVLVSGRELVQLVGTEVTGPRLAGTLGGVDTLCTYYGEGFDLPVLERQLGLDLLSRYRSIDLATLCRTRRLRGGLKGVEATLGIGRTVSGLNGIDAMQLWDRWERGDRGALDTLLAYNADDVVNLAVLERRLRGDLSPLADPARVVVGA is encoded by the coding sequence GTGATCGCCTACCTGGACATCGAGACGGCCTTCGACGGCCGCATCACGGTCGTCGGGGTCCTCGTCTCCGGACGCGAGCTCGTCCAGCTCGTGGGAACCGAGGTGACGGGTCCCCGGCTGGCCGGGACCCTCGGCGGCGTGGATACGCTCTGCACCTACTACGGGGAGGGTTTCGACCTGCCGGTGCTCGAGCGCCAGCTCGGGCTCGACCTGCTGTCGAGGTACCGGTCGATCGACCTGGCCACCCTGTGTCGCACCCGCCGGCTGCGCGGCGGTCTGAAGGGCGTCGAGGCGACCCTGGGGATCGGCCGGACGGTCAGCGGTCTGAACGGGATCGACGCCATGCAGCTGTGGGATCGTTGGGAGCGCGGAGATCGCGGCGCGCTCGATACCCTGCTCGCCTACAACGCCGACGACGTCGTGAACCTCGCCGTCCTCGAGCGCCGGCTGCGCGGCGACCTCTCGCCCCTGGCCGACCCCGCCCGCGTGGTCGTGGGCGCCTGA